Proteins encoded in a region of the Streptomyces violaceoruber genome:
- a CDS encoding TraR/DksA family transcriptional regulator, whose translation MVNNQIIGDRDTRLSPEDLAALRDNLREQRLFREEQLRQIAAYPSRTDESIQRRSAAQTEVRVKLAASARMVLADVEAALDRIAEGRYGNCHLCRRAIDRERLVIVPQARYCARCQQVREAGR comes from the coding sequence GTGGTGAACAACCAGATCATCGGCGACCGCGACACGCGCCTGTCGCCCGAGGACCTCGCCGCGCTCCGGGACAACCTCCGGGAGCAACGGCTGTTCCGCGAGGAGCAACTGCGGCAGATCGCGGCGTACCCGTCCCGCACCGACGAGTCGATCCAGCGGCGGTCCGCCGCGCAGACCGAGGTCCGGGTCAAGCTGGCGGCCTCCGCACGCATGGTCCTCGCCGACGTCGAAGCGGCGCTCGACCGCATCGCCGAGGGCCGCTACGGCAACTGCCATCTGTGCCGGCGCGCCATCGACCGCGAGCGCCTGGTGATCGTGCCGCAGGCCCGCTACTGCGCCCGCTGCCAGCAGGTGCGGGAGGCCGGACGATGA
- a CDS encoding PucR family transcriptional regulator has protein sequence MRLRALLDTDALGLKLLGGEDELDRTVRGVMTTDLRDPSRYLSGGELVLTGLAWRRGAADSEPFVRLLVQAQVAALAAGEAELGDVPEDLVAACARHRLPLFAVHESVAFATITEHVVRQVSGERAGDLAAVVDRHRRMMTSGPAGGGPDVVLDLLGSDLDLRAWVLSPTGRQVAGPKDAEPALSAQVCAELAAEHLAATRTGRRAPHRVTVGATTYSLFPVRGRGQPPVTPPGARSPQGAGAGRDVRETVLSDWLLVVEADAGDWAEERLDLLYGVTQLIAVERDRRDAARTVRRRLAQEVLELVQTGAAPAEIAARLRVAAPVLLPGLGAAPHWQVVVARVEWEDGDEQTGRVAQTLLEEILVDPHATGPEQSDRIAVAHTGEEAVALVPLPSVSSEHDGSEAGVLAEALLASVREPLTAGLDGDGRVTLGVSAAVHSAEGLRGALEEARHARRVAAARPGRVCAAGHQELASHVLLLPFVPDDVRRAFTARLLDPLRDYDRRHRAELIPTLEAFLDSDGSWTRCANRLHLHVNTLRYRVGRIEQLTGRDLSRLEDKLDFFLALRMS, from the coding sequence ATGCGGCTGCGCGCACTGCTGGACACCGACGCGCTGGGCCTCAAGCTGCTCGGCGGCGAGGACGAGCTGGACCGCACGGTCCGGGGCGTGATGACCACCGACCTGCGCGACCCCAGCCGCTACCTGTCGGGCGGCGAACTGGTGCTCACCGGTCTGGCCTGGCGCCGCGGCGCCGCCGACTCCGAACCGTTCGTCCGCCTCCTGGTGCAGGCCCAGGTGGCGGCGCTGGCCGCCGGTGAGGCGGAGCTGGGGGACGTGCCGGAGGACCTGGTGGCGGCGTGCGCGCGGCACCGGCTGCCGCTCTTCGCGGTGCACGAGTCGGTGGCCTTCGCGACGATCACCGAGCACGTCGTGCGCCAGGTGTCCGGCGAGCGGGCCGGGGACCTGGCGGCCGTGGTGGACCGGCACCGCCGGATGATGACCTCGGGACCGGCGGGCGGCGGCCCCGACGTGGTCCTGGACCTGCTCGGCTCCGACCTCGACCTGCGGGCGTGGGTGCTCTCCCCCACCGGGCGGCAGGTCGCCGGGCCGAAGGACGCGGAGCCCGCGCTCTCCGCGCAGGTGTGCGCCGAGCTGGCGGCCGAGCACCTCGCGGCCACCCGCACGGGCCGGCGCGCGCCGCACCGGGTGACCGTGGGCGCGACGACGTACAGCCTCTTCCCGGTGCGCGGCCGGGGGCAGCCCCCGGTCACGCCGCCGGGGGCGCGCTCCCCGCAGGGCGCCGGTGCGGGGCGGGACGTGCGCGAGACGGTGCTGTCCGACTGGCTGCTGGTGGTGGAGGCGGACGCCGGGGACTGGGCCGAGGAGCGCCTCGACCTGCTGTACGGCGTCACCCAGCTGATCGCGGTCGAGCGGGACCGGCGGGACGCGGCGCGCACGGTGCGGCGGCGGCTGGCCCAGGAGGTCCTGGAGCTGGTGCAGACGGGCGCCGCGCCGGCCGAGATCGCGGCCCGGCTCCGGGTGGCGGCGCCGGTGCTGCTGCCCGGCCTCGGCGCCGCGCCGCACTGGCAGGTCGTGGTGGCCCGGGTGGAGTGGGAGGACGGCGACGAGCAGACCGGCCGGGTCGCGCAGACCCTGCTGGAGGAGATACTCGTCGACCCGCACGCCACCGGGCCCGAGCAGTCGGACCGTATCGCCGTGGCGCACACCGGTGAGGAGGCGGTCGCCCTGGTACCGCTGCCGTCGGTCTCCAGCGAGCACGACGGCTCCGAGGCGGGGGTCCTCGCGGAAGCGCTGCTCGCCTCCGTACGGGAGCCGCTGACGGCGGGCCTGGACGGCGACGGGCGCGTCACGCTCGGCGTCAGCGCGGCCGTGCACTCGGCGGAGGGGCTGCGCGGGGCGCTGGAGGAGGCCCGGCACGCGCGCCGGGTCGCCGCGGCCCGCCCCGGCCGGGTCTGCGCGGCCGGCCACCAGGAGCTGGCCTCGCACGTGCTGCTGCTCCCCTTCGTCCCCGACGACGTCCGGCGCGCCTTCACCGCCCGGCTGCTGGACCCGCTGCGGGACTACGACCGCCGCCACCGCGCCGAGCTGATCCCGACGCTGGAGGCGTTCCTCGACAGCGACGGATCCTGGACGCGCTGCGCGAACCGGCTGCACCTGCACGTCAACACGCTGCGCTACCGCGTCGGGCGGATCGAGCAGTTGACCGGGCGTGACCTGTCGCGCCTGGAGGACAAGCTGGACTTCTTCCTGGCCCTGCGGATGAGCTGA
- a CDS encoding response regulator: MSDPSLPEPSEPSARGRHAGASTTPTTPTPASTTSAYGAPPASAPSKIRILLADDHALVRRGVRLILDREPDLEVVAEAGDGAEAIDMARAHEADLAVLDIAMPRLTGLQAARELAALKPGLRILMLTMHDNEQYLFQALKSGACGYVLKSVADRDLVAACRAAMRDEPFLYPGAVTALIRNYLDRVRHGEETSDHILTPREEEVLKLVAEGHSSKEIAEILFISIKTVQRHRANLLQKLGLRDRLELTRYAIRAGLIEP; encoded by the coding sequence ATGTCCGACCCGTCCCTGCCCGAGCCGTCCGAGCCGTCCGCGCGCGGCCGCCACGCCGGCGCGTCCACGACGCCCACGACGCCCACGCCCGCGTCCACGACGTCCGCGTACGGCGCGCCCCCGGCGTCCGCCCCCTCGAAGATCCGCATCCTGCTCGCCGACGACCACGCGCTGGTGCGCCGCGGTGTGCGCCTCATCCTCGACCGGGAGCCGGACCTGGAGGTGGTGGCCGAGGCCGGGGACGGCGCGGAGGCCATCGACATGGCGCGGGCCCACGAGGCCGACCTCGCCGTCCTGGACATCGCGATGCCGCGCCTCACCGGCCTCCAGGCGGCCCGCGAACTGGCCGCGCTGAAGCCGGGGCTGCGCATCCTGATGCTGACGATGCACGACAACGAGCAGTACCTGTTCCAGGCGCTGAAGTCGGGGGCCTGCGGATACGTGCTCAAGTCGGTCGCCGACCGGGACCTCGTCGCCGCCTGCCGCGCCGCGATGCGCGACGAGCCGTTCCTGTACCCGGGCGCGGTGACCGCGCTCATCCGCAACTACCTCGACCGGGTGCGGCACGGCGAGGAGACCTCCGACCACATCCTCACCCCGCGCGAGGAGGAGGTCCTCAAGCTCGTCGCCGAGGGCCACTCCTCGAAGGAGATCGCCGAGATCCTCTTCATCAGCATCAAGACCGTCCAGCGGCACCGGGCGAACCTGCTGCAGAAGCTCGGCCTGCGCGACCGCCTGGAGCTGACCCGGTACGCCATCCGCGCCGGGCTCATCGAGCCCTGA
- a CDS encoding TraR/DksA C4-type zinc finger protein, producing MSLDASRIEPRPERLTAHEARQRLEHARNTRVTQLQALAESGQADDQLMSAQKAAIERVLKEIDEAFARVEEGTYGACLGCGKPVPGERLEILPYTRYCVACQRRAAA from the coding sequence GTGTCGCTCGACGCCTCCCGCATCGAACCCCGCCCCGAGCGGTTGACCGCTCACGAGGCGCGCCAGCGCCTCGAACACGCCCGCAACACCCGCGTCACCCAGCTTCAGGCCCTCGCCGAGAGCGGCCAGGCGGACGACCAGCTGATGTCCGCGCAGAAGGCCGCGATCGAGCGGGTGCTCAAGGAGATCGACGAGGCCTTCGCCCGGGTCGAGGAGGGCACCTACGGCGCCTGCCTCGGCTGCGGCAAGCCCGTCCCCGGGGAGCGCCTGGAGATCCTCCCCTACACGCGGTACTGCGTCGCCTGCCAGCGCCGCGCGGCCGCCTGA
- a CDS encoding xanthine dehydrogenase family protein molybdopterin-binding subunit has product MAANGAPAGLTQGSGTKGGIGESTLRPDGVLKVTGEFAYASDMWHEDMLWGQILRSTVAHAEIVSVDTGEALATPGVYAVMTYDDLPTDVRHYGLEIRDTPVLAHGKVRHHGEPVAIVAADHPETARRAAAKVKVEYRELPLVTDEASATAPGAVLVHEHRTDHHSGHVPHPNIVHRQPIVRGDAAAAAARADVIVVGDYHFGMQDQAFLGPESGLAVPGEDGGVDLYIATQWLHSDLRQIAPVLGLPEDKVRMTLSGVGGAFGGREDLSMQIHACLLALRTGKPVKMVYNRFESFFGHVHRHPARLHYEHGATRHGRLTHVRCRIVLDGGAYASASPAVVGNAASLSVGPYVVDDVDIEALALYSNNPPCGAMRGFGAVQACFAYEAQMDKVAAGLGLDPVEFRRINAMEQGTLMPTGQPVDSPAPVAELLRRVKAMPMPPERQWESSEGADVRQLPGGLSNTTHGEGVVRGVGYAVGIKNVGFSEGFDDYSTARVRLEAVGGRPVVTVHTAMAEVGQGGVTVHAQIARTELGVTQVTIRPADTRVGSAGSTSASRQTYVTGGAIKHACELVRERVLELGRRRFGSYHPAWATAGLLLEGGKVVTDGGEVLADLVDVLEDEAVEVEEEWRHRPTQPFDPRTGQGDGHVQYSFAAHRAVVEVDTELGLVKVIELACAQDVGKALNPLSVVGQIQGGTVQGLGIAVMEEIVVDPVTAKVQNPSFTDYLLPTILDTPALPVDVLELADDHAPYGLRGVGEAPTLSSTPAVLAAIRDATGLALDRTPVRPEHLTGTAGSDRHPQDPPGGARNVTPSAPPGAPAKSRSARGT; this is encoded by the coding sequence ATGGCTGCCAACGGCGCACCCGCCGGCCTCACCCAGGGCTCCGGGACCAAGGGCGGCATCGGCGAGTCCACGCTCCGCCCGGACGGCGTCCTCAAGGTCACCGGCGAGTTCGCGTACGCGTCCGACATGTGGCACGAGGACATGCTCTGGGGCCAGATCCTGCGCTCCACCGTCGCACACGCCGAGATCGTCTCCGTCGACACCGGCGAGGCGCTCGCCACCCCCGGCGTGTACGCCGTCATGACCTACGACGACCTGCCTACCGACGTGCGCCACTACGGGCTGGAGATCCGGGACACCCCGGTCCTCGCCCACGGCAAGGTCCGCCACCACGGCGAGCCGGTCGCGATCGTCGCCGCCGACCACCCGGAGACCGCGCGCCGCGCCGCCGCCAAGGTCAAGGTGGAGTACCGGGAGCTGCCGCTCGTCACCGACGAGGCCTCCGCCACCGCCCCCGGCGCGGTCCTCGTCCACGAGCACCGCACCGACCACCACAGCGGCCACGTCCCGCACCCCAACATCGTGCACCGCCAGCCGATCGTGCGCGGCGACGCCGCCGCGGCCGCCGCGCGCGCCGACGTGATCGTCGTGGGCGACTACCACTTCGGCATGCAGGACCAGGCCTTCCTCGGCCCCGAGTCGGGTCTCGCCGTGCCCGGCGAGGACGGCGGCGTCGACCTCTACATCGCCACCCAGTGGCTCCACTCCGACCTGCGCCAGATCGCCCCCGTGCTCGGCCTGCCCGAGGACAAGGTGCGGATGACCCTGTCCGGCGTCGGCGGCGCCTTCGGCGGACGCGAGGACCTGTCGATGCAGATCCACGCCTGCCTGCTGGCCCTGCGCACCGGCAAACCCGTCAAGATGGTCTACAACCGCTTCGAGTCCTTCTTCGGCCACGTCCACCGCCACCCGGCCAGGCTCCACTACGAGCACGGCGCCACCCGCCACGGCCGGCTCACCCACGTGAGGTGCCGCATCGTCCTGGACGGCGGCGCCTACGCCTCCGCCTCCCCGGCCGTCGTCGGCAACGCCGCCTCGCTCTCGGTGGGACCGTACGTGGTCGACGACGTGGACATCGAGGCCCTCGCCCTCTACTCCAACAACCCGCCCTGCGGCGCCATGCGCGGCTTCGGCGCGGTCCAGGCGTGCTTCGCCTACGAGGCGCAGATGGACAAGGTGGCGGCCGGACTCGGCCTGGACCCGGTGGAGTTCCGCCGGATCAACGCCATGGAGCAGGGCACGCTCATGCCCACCGGACAGCCCGTCGACTCCCCGGCGCCGGTCGCCGAACTCCTGCGCCGCGTCAAGGCGATGCCGATGCCGCCGGAGCGCCAGTGGGAGTCCAGCGAGGGCGCCGACGTACGGCAGCTGCCCGGCGGCCTGTCCAACACCACGCACGGCGAGGGCGTCGTGCGCGGCGTCGGCTACGCCGTCGGCATCAAGAACGTCGGCTTCTCCGAGGGCTTCGACGACTACTCCACCGCCCGGGTCCGCCTGGAGGCCGTCGGCGGCCGCCCCGTCGTCACCGTGCACACGGCGATGGCGGAGGTCGGACAGGGCGGTGTGACCGTCCACGCGCAGATCGCCCGCACCGAGCTGGGCGTCACCCAGGTCACCATCCGGCCCGCCGACACGCGGGTGGGCTCGGCCGGCTCCACCTCCGCCTCCCGGCAGACCTACGTCACCGGCGGCGCCATCAAGCACGCCTGCGAGCTGGTGCGGGAACGGGTCCTGGAGCTCGGGCGCCGCAGGTTCGGCTCGTACCACCCCGCCTGGGCCACCGCCGGACTGCTCCTGGAGGGCGGCAAGGTCGTCACCGACGGCGGCGAGGTCCTCGCCGACCTCGTGGACGTCCTGGAGGACGAGGCGGTCGAGGTCGAGGAGGAGTGGCGGCACCGGCCGACCCAACCCTTCGACCCGCGCACCGGCCAGGGCGACGGACACGTCCAGTACTCCTTCGCCGCGCACCGCGCCGTCGTCGAGGTCGACACGGAACTCGGCCTGGTCAAGGTGATCGAGCTGGCCTGTGCCCAGGACGTCGGCAAGGCGCTGAACCCCCTCTCCGTGGTCGGCCAGATCCAGGGCGGCACCGTCCAGGGCCTGGGCATCGCGGTGATGGAGGAGATCGTCGTGGACCCGGTGACCGCCAAGGTCCAGAACCCGTCCTTCACGGACTATCTCCTCCCCACGATCCTCGACACGCCGGCCCTACCGGTCGACGTGCTCGAACTCGCCGACGACCACGCGCCCTACGGGCTGCGCGGCGTCGGGGAGGCGCCCACCCTGTCGTCCACCCCGGCGGTCCTCGCGGCCATCAGGGACGCGACCGGGCTGGCGCTCGACCGCACGCCCGTACGACCGGAACACCTCACCGGCACGGCGGGCTCCGATCGGCACCCCCAGGACCCTCCGGGCGGCGCACGGAACGTCACACCCTCCGCGCCGCCCGGAGCACCGGCCAAGTCCCGCTCCGCTCGCGGCACTTGA
- a CDS encoding HAMP domain-containing sensor histidine kinase produces MSLFWRIFGLNAVVLGFATALLLWAPVTVSVPILLTEAVVLVVGMGVMLVANGALLRWGLAPLERLTRLMTTVDLLRPGQRLPISGGGEVPELIRTFNAMLDRLENERATSSARVLLAQEAERRRIAQELHDEVGQSMTAILLVLGRAADDAEEPLRDELHQAQEITRESLDEVRRLVRRLRPGVLDDLGLISALSSLTHDFATHTGLRVVRRFDADLPVLDHETELVLYRVAQESLTNAARHADAERLEVGLAHADAAVTLTVADDGRGIEAAHEGAGIRGMRERALLIGAALDITSAPGAGTRIRLTAPLPRK; encoded by the coding sequence GTGTCCCTGTTCTGGCGGATCTTCGGGCTCAACGCGGTGGTGCTGGGCTTCGCCACGGCGCTGCTGCTGTGGGCTCCGGTGACCGTCTCCGTGCCGATCCTGCTGACCGAGGCCGTCGTCCTCGTGGTCGGCATGGGCGTCATGCTGGTGGCCAACGGTGCCCTGCTGCGCTGGGGCCTGGCGCCGCTGGAGCGGCTCACCAGGCTGATGACCACCGTCGACCTGCTGCGCCCCGGCCAGCGGCTGCCGATCTCCGGCGGCGGCGAGGTCCCGGAGCTGATCCGCACCTTCAACGCCATGCTGGACCGCCTGGAGAACGAGCGGGCCACCAGCAGCGCCCGCGTCCTGCTGGCCCAGGAGGCGGAACGGCGCCGCATCGCCCAGGAGCTGCACGACGAGGTCGGGCAGAGCATGACCGCGATCCTGCTGGTCCTGGGGCGTGCCGCGGACGACGCCGAGGAGCCGCTGCGCGACGAGCTGCACCAGGCGCAGGAGATCACCCGGGAGAGCCTGGACGAGGTCCGCCGCCTGGTGCGCCGGCTGCGGCCCGGTGTCCTGGACGACCTCGGTCTGATCAGCGCGCTGTCCTCGCTCACGCACGACTTCGCCACCCACACCGGTCTGCGGGTGGTGCGCCGTTTCGACGCCGATCTGCCGGTCCTGGACCACGAGACCGAACTGGTCCTCTACCGGGTGGCTCAGGAGAGCCTGACCAACGCCGCCCGCCACGCGGACGCCGAGCGCCTGGAGGTGGGCCTGGCCCACGCCGACGCCGCGGTGACGCTCACCGTCGCCGACGACGGGCGCGGCATCGAGGCGGCGCACGAGGGCGCCGGCATCCGCGGCATGCGGGAACGGGCCCTGCTCATCGGGGCCGCCCTCGACATCACGTCGGCGCCCGGCGCCGGCACCCGCATCCGGCTCACCGCACCCCTTCCCAGGAAGTAG
- a CDS encoding rod shape-determining protein: MTVLRRPRTALSRHRPWPLCRQCSGVALDMGSARTRAWVAGRGMILDVPTVTFPGAGAVYPIQRGSIVDTQGTARMLDRLLGHRLPRFARPVVVVTAPVLDGLAYRTEARTAVEVLRPRTVLTVPSARAVALAAGADLTRPLLVMDIGAHLTEVVLLVDGAVFDARRTALGTGDIDDATPSAWIGEALADMTTSMLRQDGTSLTVDALGRGPLLAGGGALRPEITCRLADRLHVPLRAVPAPHTAAVRGAAKLLEAAHTHPSTTGTDPPDTHPH, from the coding sequence ATGACCGTGCTCCGGCGGCCCCGGACCGCCCTGTCCCGGCACCGGCCGTGGCCGCTGTGCCGGCAGTGCAGCGGCGTCGCCCTCGACATGGGCAGCGCCCGTACCCGTGCCTGGGTCGCCGGGCGCGGCATGATCCTCGACGTGCCGACGGTGACCTTCCCCGGCGCGGGCGCGGTGTACCCCATCCAGCGCGGCTCCATCGTCGACACCCAGGGCACGGCCCGGATGCTCGACCGGCTGCTGGGCCACCGGCTGCCCCGCTTCGCCCGTCCGGTGGTCGTGGTGACCGCGCCGGTCCTCGACGGGCTGGCCTACCGGACCGAGGCCCGTACGGCCGTGGAGGTGCTGCGCCCGCGCACCGTGCTGACCGTGCCCAGCGCGCGGGCCGTGGCCCTCGCGGCCGGCGCCGACCTGACCCGGCCGCTGCTCGTGATGGACATCGGCGCCCATCTCACGGAGGTGGTGCTGCTGGTGGACGGCGCCGTCTTCGACGCCCGCCGCACGGCGCTCGGCACGGGGGACATCGACGACGCGACCCCGTCCGCGTGGATCGGCGAGGCGCTGGCCGACATGACGACCTCGATGCTGCGCCAGGACGGCACGTCTCTCACGGTCGACGCGCTCGGCCGGGGACCGCTGCTGGCGGGCGGGGGTGCGCTGCGCCCCGAGATCACCTGCCGGCTGGCCGACCGGCTGCACGTGCCGCTGCGCGCGGTGCCCGCACCGCACACGGCGGCCGTCCGCGGCGCCGCGAAGCTCCTGGAGGCCGCGCACACCCACCCCTCGACCACCGGCACGGACCCCCCGGACACCCACCCGCACTGA
- a CDS encoding Rv1733c family protein — MAGEIPQAQPPPAVPDPDRERYPYLLLWRWRRNPLRRPSDRLRAWVSLGLVLAVLGAAPAAMFGVGDSAYRHYRSTAEHEARTRDHRPAVLTHDAPRHPEPGSDEAKKTRYPVPVRFTGPDGASRTGRTEVEPGLPADSTVLVWVDDQGRITEPPLTAEQIRSRTMGWAILAFLGVVVTGLAAHAATGLVLHRRNLAQWDAAWANTAPRWSRHP; from the coding sequence GTGGCCGGAGAGATCCCTCAGGCCCAGCCACCACCAGCCGTTCCCGATCCCGACCGTGAGCGGTACCCGTATCTGCTGCTGTGGCGCTGGCGGCGCAACCCGTTGCGGCGGCCGAGCGACCGGCTGCGGGCGTGGGTCTCGCTCGGGCTCGTGCTCGCCGTGCTGGGGGCGGCCCCGGCCGCGATGTTCGGGGTCGGCGACAGCGCGTACCGGCACTACCGGAGCACCGCCGAGCACGAGGCGCGTACCCGGGACCACCGCCCCGCGGTCCTGACCCACGACGCCCCGCGCCATCCCGAGCCGGGGTCGGACGAGGCGAAGAAGACCCGCTACCCGGTCCCGGTCCGCTTCACCGGCCCCGACGGGGCGAGCAGGACCGGGCGGACCGAGGTCGAACCGGGACTGCCGGCGGACAGCACGGTCCTGGTCTGGGTCGACGACCAGGGCCGGATCACCGAGCCGCCGCTGACCGCGGAGCAGATCCGCAGCCGCACCATGGGCTGGGCGATCCTCGCCTTCCTCGGCGTCGTCGTCACCGGCCTCGCGGCGCACGCCGCCACCGGCCTCGTGCTGCACCGGCGCAACCTCGCCCAGTGGGACGCGGCCTGGGCCAACACGGCCCCGCGCTGGAGCAGACACCCGTGA
- a CDS encoding FAD binding domain-containing protein, with product MDFLRPASWEEALAAKAEHPTAVPIAGGTDVMVEINFDHRRPEYLMDLGRIGDLTEWEVGETSVRLGASVPYTRIMEDLGTELPGLALASHTVASPQIRNRGGVGGNLGTASPAGDAHPALLAAGAEVEAESVRGTRRIPIDAFYTGVKRNALEPDELIRAVHVAKADGPQQFSKVGTRNAMVIAVCAFGLALHPATRTVRTGIGSAAPTPIRATAAEEFLNAALDEGGFWENGKIVTPSAVKRFADLCAAACNPIDDVRGTADYRRHAVGVMARRTLTWTWESYRGARRTTEGAA from the coding sequence ATGGACTTCCTTCGCCCCGCCAGCTGGGAGGAGGCGCTCGCCGCGAAGGCCGAGCACCCCACCGCGGTGCCGATCGCGGGCGGTACCGACGTGATGGTCGAGATCAACTTCGATCACCGCAGGCCCGAGTACCTCATGGACCTGGGCCGCATCGGCGACCTGACCGAGTGGGAGGTCGGCGAGACCTCCGTACGGCTCGGTGCCTCGGTGCCGTACACCCGGATCATGGAGGACCTGGGCACCGAGCTGCCGGGTCTCGCCCTCGCCTCGCACACGGTCGCCTCCCCGCAGATCCGCAACCGCGGGGGCGTGGGCGGGAACCTCGGCACCGCGTCCCCGGCCGGCGACGCCCACCCGGCGCTGCTCGCCGCCGGCGCCGAGGTCGAGGCCGAGTCGGTGCGCGGCACCCGCCGCATCCCCATCGACGCGTTCTACACCGGCGTGAAGCGCAACGCGCTGGAGCCCGACGAGCTGATCCGCGCCGTGCACGTCGCGAAGGCCGACGGACCGCAGCAGTTCTCCAAGGTCGGCACCCGCAACGCCATGGTCATCGCCGTGTGCGCCTTCGGCCTCGCCCTGCACCCCGCCACCCGTACCGTCCGCACCGGCATCGGCTCGGCCGCGCCCACCCCGATCCGCGCGACGGCCGCCGAGGAGTTCCTGAACGCCGCGCTCGACGAGGGCGGCTTCTGGGAGAACGGGAAGATCGTCACCCCGTCGGCGGTCAAACGGTTCGCGGACCTGTGCGCCGCCGCCTGCAACCCCATCGACGACGTCCGGGGCACCGCGGACTACCGCCGCCACGCGGTCGGCGTCATGGCCCGCCGGACGCTCACCTGGACCTGGGAGTCGTACCGCGGCGCCCGCCGCACCACGGAAGGAGCCGCGTGA
- a CDS encoding (2Fe-2S)-binding protein, with translation MRVNLTVNGRPQEADDVWEGESLLYVLRERMGLPGSKNACEQGECGSCTVRLDGVPVCSCLVAAGQAEGREVVTVEGLAEYARRRAEGSTTTGTRAGESASLDAARRWQAGGTDSQTGENIELAPVQQAFIDAGAVQCGFCTPGLLVAADEMLERHPNPSDEDIREALSGNLCRCTGYEKIMDAVRLAAARRSEEA, from the coding sequence ATGCGCGTCAACCTCACCGTCAACGGACGTCCGCAGGAGGCCGACGACGTCTGGGAGGGCGAGTCCCTGCTGTACGTGCTGCGCGAGCGGATGGGCCTGCCCGGTTCCAAGAACGCCTGCGAGCAGGGCGAGTGCGGCTCCTGCACGGTCCGCCTGGACGGCGTGCCGGTGTGCTCCTGCCTGGTCGCGGCCGGCCAGGCCGAGGGCCGCGAGGTCGTCACCGTCGAGGGCCTCGCCGAGTACGCCCGCCGGCGCGCCGAGGGCAGCACCACGACGGGTACGCGCGCCGGGGAGAGCGCCTCGCTCGACGCGGCACGGCGCTGGCAGGCCGGCGGGACCGACTCACAGACCGGCGAGAACATCGAACTGGCCCCCGTGCAACAGGCGTTCATCGACGCCGGCGCCGTCCAGTGCGGCTTCTGCACCCCCGGACTGCTGGTCGCCGCCGACGAGATGCTGGAGCGCCACCCGAACCCGAGCGACGAGGACATCCGCGAGGCGCTGTCGGGCAACCTGTGCCGGTGCACCGGCTACGAGAAGATCATGGACGCGGTCCGCCTGGCCGCCGCCCGCCGGTCCGAGGAGGCCTGA